In the Geothermobacter hydrogeniphilus genome, CGGTGTTGCGGCCGACCGGTTCGAGGATAATGCCGGAGTGGCCGCAGCCATCGGCGCGCAGCTGCTCGGCGACCAGGAAGCGGTGCGCCTCGTTGCAGATCACCAGCGGCGCGGCGATATCGGTCAGGCCGTCGAGTCGCGCGGCGGTCTGCTGCAGCATGGTCTGCTCGCCGCAGAGCGGCAGCAACTGCTTGGGATAGAGTTCGCGCGACAGCGGCCAGAGCCGGGTTCCGGCGCCGCCGGAGAGAATCACGGGGAGAATCATGGATTATAATCCTGTGAGATGCTGGATGTTAGACCTGAATCCGTGAGCCCCTTGTCGGCGGAGAGCACAAGTCATTGATCTGCCTGAGCTTCCCAAAAATCACCAGCGAACCTATGGGTGCGCTTCAGATTTTTGGAAACCTCATTCAGACCAAGCACTTGCACTCTCCATCCAACAGGAACTCACGGATTCAGGTTAGATGTAAAAAGCAAAGTTCAAAACCTTTTTTCAGCCGCTGATGCGTGCTGATTCAAAATCAATGGGGATGCTGGATCTGCGCCTTGCGCCTTGAGCCTTGCGCCTTGAGCCTTGAGCCTGTTCTCACCCAAGGCGTTTTCTATGCCAGGCCGGTTTTTTCCTGCAATCCAGCACGGCATACACGGAAACAATTCCTGCCTCAATCGCGAAGGGAAATCGGCGGCTCAGCAGCCTGTGAAACGAGACATAGAGGGGATGGACTCCGGCGTAAATCTGCAGCGAGTCGATGTCGGAAAAGAGTGAATCGAGAAAATAACCACCCAGCCCCTCCTGCTGTCGTTCATAGAACCGATACCCCTGCCGCAGATCTTCCGTCGCGGCATCGAGGATGCGGATTTTCATTTCCGGGGATTCCGCAGTTCTGTCTTGACCTGCTGCCAATCCTCAAAGCGGGCATCCTCCGCCACCACCGAAGCCTGCCGCTGCGCCAGAACCTCCCGGTGCCAGTCCGGGGAAAGATGGTCCCCCGCCGTGCGACAGAGGTCATCCCAGAGCGCTTCCATGGCACAGATCTTTTCAGCCGTGGTCATTTTGTCAGTGCGGATTGTCATCAGCTGTTCTCCCCGGCGGGTTCCTGAAATCAATGTATCGAATCATGGCGCTTTTGGCCAGCGTCCAACGTCTCTGGCCGCAAGCAGTGAAATCCTCGATCCTCTGCCCAACTTCACGGGGACAGTCCCCTTACATGAGGGGGACTGTCCCCTTCACGATCCTTGATCCTTGAACCTCGATCCTCGAACCTAGATCCTCTTCAGCCCCTCACCTCTTCCCCATGCTCCAGGAACCAGCGGTAGGTCCGCTCGATCCCCTCGCGCAGGGAGACCTTCGCCTGCCAGCCGAGGGCCGTCATCCGCGAGACATCCTGCAGCTTGCGCATGGTGCCGTCCGGTTTGCTCGGGTCGAACTCCAGCGCACCGGGGTAGCCGACCACATCTTTGATCGTCTCGGCCAGTTCGCGGATGCTGACATCGACGCCGGTGCCGAGGTTGACGAAGCAGGGTTTCGGGTAGCTGAGCAGGTTCTCCTGCAGGGTCTGCTCGTCGAGACCGAGGACGAACAGGCTGCCGTCGGCCATGTCGTCGACATAGAGGAATTCGCGCATCGGTCGACCGCTGCCCCAGACCGTGACGGTATCAGGGGAGATGTCAGATGTGAGATGGGAGATGGAAGAGCCTTCCATTCTTAGCTTCGCTTCGTGGAAACGGCGGATCAGCGCCGGCAGAACGTGGGAGTTCTCGGGATGGAAGTTGTCGCCGGGGCCGTAGAGATTGGTCGGCATCACGGCGACGAATCTGGTTCCGTACTGGCGGTTGTAGGCCTCGCACATCTTCAGCCCGGCGATCTTGGCGATGGCGTAGGGCTCGTTGGTCGGCTCCAGGGGGCCGGTCAGCAGGTGCGATTCGCGCATCGGCTGCGGCGCCAGCTTCGGGTAGATGCAGGAGGAGCCGAGAAACAGCAGCCGCGCGACGCCATTTTCGTAGGCGGCGTGGA is a window encoding:
- a CDS encoding addiction module protein; amino-acid sequence: MTIRTDKMTTAEKICAMEALWDDLCRTAGDHLSPDWHREVLAQRQASVVAEDARFEDWQQVKTELRNPRK
- a CDS encoding GDP-L-fucose synthase family protein encodes the protein MSTSHISHLTSGGAMAPAARIFVAGSNGLVGSAIVRRLRADGCTNLLTPGRDELDLTCQQAVADFFRRERPEYVILAAAKVGGIHANNTYPAEFIQQNLAIQTNVIHAAYENGVARLLFLGSSCIYPKLAPQPMRESHLLTGPLEPTNEPYAIAKIAGLKMCEAYNRQYGTRFVAVMPTNLYGPGDNFHPENSHVLPALIRRFHEAKLRMEGSSISHLTSDISPDTVTVWGSGRPMREFLYVDDMADGSLFVLGLDEQTLQENLLSYPKPCFVNLGTGVDVSIRELAETIKDVVGYPGALEFDPSKPDGTMRKLQDVSRMTALGWQAKVSLREGIERTYRWFLEHGEEVRG